In Rhizobium sp. WSM4643, the following are encoded in one genomic region:
- the pyc gene encoding pyruvate carboxylase has protein sequence MPISKILVANRSEIAIRVFRAANELGIKTVAIWAEEDKLALHRFKADESYQVGRGPHLSKDMGPIESYLSIEEVIRVAKLSGADAIHPGYGLLSESPEFVDACNKAGIIFIGPRADTMRQLGNKVAARNLAISVGVPVVPATGPLPEDMAEVAKMAEGIGYPVMLKASWGGGGRGMRAIRDPKDLAREVTEAKREAMAAFGKDEVYLEKLVERARHVESQVLGDTHGNVVHLFERDCSIQRRNQKVVERAPAPYLSEAQRQELAAYSLKIAAATNYIGAGTVEYLMDADTGKFYFIEVNPRIQVEHTVTEVVTGIDIVKAQIHILDGFAIGTPESGVPRQEDIRLNGHALQCRITTEDPEHNFIPDYGRITAYRSASGFGIRLDGGTSYSGAIITRFYDPLLVKVTAWAPNPSEAIARMDRALREFRIRGVATNLTFLEAIIGHPKFRDNSYTTRFIDTTPELFQQVKRQDRATKLLTYLADVTVNGHPEAKDRPRPLENAAEPVVPYANGNTVKDGTKQLLDTLGPKKFGEWMRNEKRVLLTDTTMRDGHQSLLATRMRTYDIARIAGTYAHALPNLLSLECWGGATFDVSMRFLTEDPWERLALIREGAPNLLLQMLLRGANGVGYTNYPDNVVKYFVRQAARGGIDLFRVFDCLNWVENMRVSMDAIAEENKLCEAAICYTGDILNSARPKYDLKYYTNLAVELEKAGAHIIALKDMAGLLKPAAAKVLFKALREATSLPIHFHTHDTSGIAAATVLAAVDAGVDAVDAAMDALSGNTSQPCLGSIVEALRGTERDPGLDPQWIRRVSFYWEAARNQYAAFESDLKGPASEVYLHEMPGGQFTNLKEQARSLGLETRWHQVAQAYADANQMFGDIVKVTPSSKVVGDMALMMVSQDLTVADVVSPDKEVSLPESVVSMLKGDLGQPPSGWPEALQKKALKGDKPYTVRPGSLLKEADLDAERKVIETKLEREISDFEFASYLMYPKVFTDFALASDTYGPVSVLPTPAYFYGLKDGEELFADIERGKTLVIVNQAMSATDSQGMVTIFFELNGQPRRIKVPDRAHGATGTAVRRKAEPGNAVHVGAPMPGVISRVFVSPGQAVNAGDVLVSIEAMKMETALHAEKDGTISEVLVRAGDQIDAKDLLVVYAG, from the coding sequence TTGCCCATTTCCAAGATTCTCGTTGCCAATCGCTCTGAAATTGCCATTCGCGTGTTCCGTGCGGCCAACGAACTTGGAATAAAAACGGTGGCAATCTGGGCGGAAGAGGACAAGCTGGCGCTGCACCGCTTCAAGGCGGACGAGAGCTACCAGGTCGGCCGCGGCCCGCATCTTTCCAAGGACATGGGTCCGATCGAGAGCTATCTGTCGATCGAGGAGGTGATCCGCGTTGCGAAACTCTCCGGCGCCGATGCCATTCATCCCGGCTATGGCCTGCTGTCGGAAAGCCCCGAATTCGTCGATGCCTGCAACAAGGCCGGTATCATCTTCATCGGCCCAAGGGCTGATACGATGCGCCAGCTCGGCAACAAGGTCGCAGCGCGCAACCTGGCAATCTCGGTCGGCGTTCCTGTGGTGCCGGCCACCGGGCCTCTGCCGGAGGACATGGCGGAAGTGGCGAAGATGGCGGAAGGGATCGGTTATCCCGTCATGCTGAAGGCTTCCTGGGGCGGCGGCGGGCGCGGCATGCGCGCGATCCGCGATCCGAAGGATCTCGCCCGCGAGGTGACGGAGGCCAAACGCGAGGCGATGGCCGCCTTCGGCAAGGATGAGGTCTATCTGGAAAAGCTCGTCGAGCGTGCCCGCCATGTCGAAAGCCAGGTTCTCGGCGATACGCATGGCAATGTCGTGCATCTCTTCGAGCGTGACTGCTCGATCCAGCGCCGCAACCAGAAGGTTGTCGAGCGCGCCCCGGCGCCCTACCTCTCGGAAGCGCAGCGCCAGGAACTCGCCGCCTATTCGCTGAAGATCGCGGCCGCGACCAATTATATCGGCGCCGGTACCGTCGAATATCTGATGGATGCCGATACCGGAAAATTCTACTTCATCGAGGTCAATCCGCGCATCCAGGTCGAGCATACAGTGACCGAAGTCGTCACCGGCATCGACATCGTCAAGGCGCAGATCCACATCCTCGACGGCTTTGCGATCGGCACGCCGGAATCGGGCGTGCCGCGCCAGGAAGATATCCGCCTCAACGGCCATGCGCTACAATGCCGCATCACCACGGAAGATCCGGAGCATAACTTCATTCCGGATTACGGCCGTATCACTGCCTATCGGTCAGCGTCTGGTTTCGGCATCCGCCTCGATGGCGGCACTTCCTATTCGGGCGCCATCATCACCCGCTTTTACGATCCGCTTCTCGTCAAGGTCACGGCATGGGCGCCCAATCCTTCCGAAGCGATCGCCCGCATGGACCGGGCGCTGCGCGAATTCCGTATTCGCGGCGTGGCAACCAACCTGACCTTCCTCGAAGCGATCATCGGCCATCCCAAGTTCAGGGACAACAGCTACACGACACGCTTCATCGACACGACGCCGGAACTCTTCCAGCAGGTGAAGCGCCAGGACCGCGCCACGAAGCTCCTGACCTATCTCGCAGACGTCACCGTCAATGGTCACCCCGAAGCCAAGGACAGGCCGAGGCCGCTGGAAAATGCGGCCGAGCCGGTGGTCCCCTACGCCAACGGCAATACGGTCAAGGACGGCACGAAGCAGCTCCTCGACACGCTCGGCCCGAAGAAATTCGGCGAATGGATGCGCAACGAGAAGCGTGTGCTTTTGACCGACACGACGATGCGCGATGGCCACCAGTCGCTGCTCGCCACCCGCATGCGCACCTATGACATCGCCCGCATTGCCGGAACCTATGCGCACGCGCTGCCGAACCTGCTGTCGCTTGAATGCTGGGGCGGCGCGACCTTCGACGTCTCCATGCGTTTTCTGACCGAGGACCCGTGGGAGCGCCTGGCGCTGATCCGCGAGGGCGCGCCGAACCTCCTGCTGCAGATGCTGCTGCGCGGCGCCAACGGCGTCGGCTACACCAATTATCCCGACAATGTCGTCAAGTATTTCGTCCGCCAGGCGGCCAGGGGCGGCATCGATCTCTTCCGGGTGTTCGATTGCCTGAACTGGGTCGAGAACATGCGCGTCTCGATGGATGCCATTGCCGAGGAGAACAAGCTCTGCGAGGCGGCGATCTGCTATACCGGCGATATCCTGAACTCGGCCCGTCCGAAATACGATCTGAAATACTATACCAACCTTGCGGTCGAGCTCGAGAAGGCCGGCGCGCATATCATCGCACTCAAGGATATGGCAGGCCTCCTCAAGCCTGCGGCTGCGAAGGTTCTGTTCAAAGCACTGCGCGAGGCGACCAGCCTGCCGATCCATTTCCACACGCATGATACCTCAGGGATTGCGGCCGCGACCGTTCTTGCCGCCGTCGATGCCGGCGTCGATGCCGTCGACGCCGCCATGGATGCGCTGTCCGGCAATACCTCGCAGCCCTGTCTCGGCTCGATCGTCGAGGCGTTGCGCGGTACGGAGCGCGATCCGGGCCTCGATCCGCAATGGATCCGCCGCGTTTCCTTCTATTGGGAAGCGGCGCGCAATCAGTATGCCGCCTTCGAAAGCGATCTGAAGGGTCCGGCATCCGAAGTCTATCTGCATGAAATGCCGGGTGGCCAGTTCACCAACCTCAAGGAACAAGCCCGCTCGCTCGGCCTCGAGACCCGTTGGCATCAGGTGGCGCAGGCCTATGCAGACGCCAACCAGATGTTCGGCGATATCGTCAAGGTGACGCCGTCTTCCAAGGTCGTCGGCGACATGGCGCTGATGATGGTGTCCCAGGACTTGACGGTAGCCGATGTCGTCAGCCCCGACAAGGAAGTCTCCTTGCCAGAATCGGTGGTCTCGATGCTGAAGGGCGATCTCGGCCAGCCGCCGTCAGGATGGCCTGAAGCGCTGCAGAAGAAGGCGCTGAAGGGCGACAAGCCCTATACCGTGCGTCCCGGCTCGCTGCTCAAGGAGGCCGATCTCGATGCGGAGCGTAAAGTCATCGAGACGAAGCTCGAGCGCGAGATCAGCGACTTCGAATTCGCGTCCTACCTGATGTATCCGAAAGTCTTCACCGACTTCGCGCTCGCCTCCGATACCTACGGCCCGGTCTCGGTGCTGCCGACGCCCGCCTATTTCTACGGTCTCAAGGACGGCGAGGAACTGTTTGCCGACATCGAGCGCGGCAAGACGCTCGTCATCGTCAACCAGGCGATGAGCGCCACCGACAGCCAGGGCATGGTGACCATCTTCTTCGAGCTCAACGGCCAGCCGCGCCGCATCAAGGTGCCGGACCGGGCCCATGGGGCGACAGGGACCGCCGTCCGCCGCAAGGCCGAACCGGGCAATGCCGTTCACGTCGGTGCGCCGATGCCGGGTGTCATCAGCCGCGTCTTCGTCTCGCCCGGCCAGGCCGTCAATGCCGGCGACGTGCTCGTCTCGATCGAGGCGATGAAGATGGAAACGGCGCTGCATGCGGAAAAGGACGGCACGATTTCCGAGGTGCTGGTGCGGGCCGGCGATCAGATCGATGCCAAGGACCTGCTCGTCGTCTACGCAGGCTGA
- a CDS encoding LuxR family transcriptional regulator → MNINLLIQLLVILEECSNPEAVVTELEQILHGCGFEYYGLLRHAPRNPVQQNPEPWAAALAGRWPEQWPQIYTAKKYALIDPMVRYLAHAQRPYRWREAMAAFHKDAHQRRMEQMMVDAFGHGMEDGYIFPIHGRNGILASLSLAGKPIELSPVEIALLEAVARKAFWRLLDLKGEAPALETVLPADTPLTRREMEILHYLAEGMTSMEISKVLKISNHTVDWYMNGLQNKLKAKNRQQAVAIAFRHGLIS, encoded by the coding sequence GTGAATATTAATTTGTTAATTCAATTGCTTGTAATTCTGGAAGAATGCTCAAATCCTGAAGCTGTCGTCACCGAACTGGAGCAGATCCTCCACGGTTGCGGCTTCGAATATTACGGTCTGCTGCGCCATGCGCCGCGGAACCCGGTGCAGCAGAACCCAGAGCCCTGGGCTGCGGCGCTTGCCGGCCGCTGGCCGGAACAATGGCCGCAAATATACACTGCGAAAAAATATGCTCTGATTGATCCGATGGTGCGCTATCTCGCTCATGCGCAGCGGCCTTACCGCTGGCGGGAGGCAATGGCGGCCTTCCACAAGGATGCGCATCAGCGCCGCATGGAGCAGATGATGGTCGATGCCTTCGGGCATGGAATGGAGGATGGCTACATCTTTCCGATCCACGGACGTAACGGCATTCTCGCCAGCCTCAGTCTCGCCGGCAAGCCGATCGAGTTGTCGCCGGTGGAGATCGCACTGTTGGAGGCGGTGGCGCGCAAAGCCTTCTGGCGGCTGCTCGATCTGAAAGGCGAGGCGCCGGCGCTGGAAACCGTGTTGCCGGCCGATACGCCGCTGACGCGGCGCGAGATGGAAATCCTGCATTATCTCGCCGAAGGCATGACGTCGATGGAGATCAGCAAGGTGCTGAAGATCTCAAACCACACGGTCGACTGGTATATGAACGGCCTGCAGAACAAGCTGAAGGCGAAAAACAGGCAGCAGGCGGTGGCGATTGCCTTCCGTCATGGACTGATAAGTTAG